One window of the Carassius auratus strain Wakin chromosome 20, ASM336829v1, whole genome shotgun sequence genome contains the following:
- the LOC113120829 gene encoding uncharacterized protein LOC113120829 gives MHGYKAYPNVKEISMVAEALVNKHPCLKEPGSCAGWYGWKNSLTFKMGNYRTKLSRAGSQEVAVNSGKRSKNYPQKDAPHTNIKRPKRAEINFLPNFPRGEDASSLEQQRQRIIDEVQMADKNLVLITKLMDSTFALRRKEIVCNEIPVDEILKRWPALKLESQICAEFHRVTNVNLKNRFFAQLDQHTPRLQSLFRKKASRTGKASELLDELFRIYDLQDQVDVHVRRAVVLRALPPYMHESDVSFFKMWDVEQTEELNTNDVPLGLLLSNQTSSDAHFFCPERIAVLIEGNIVIESSTLADAFIILFALTYTLHLNYPKQLLNTFDFVQKVLMGLEDGKLRPRVLSLKNDLLAVV, from the exons ATGCATGGCTATAAAGCATACCCTAATGTTAAGGAAATTTCTATGGTAGCAGAAGCCCTTGTCAACAAGCATCCCTGTCTAAAAGAGCCAGGCTCTTGTGCAGGTTGGTATGGATGGAAGAACAGCCTAACATTTAAGATGGGCAACTACCGCACAAAATTAAGTCGTGCTGGATctcaggaagttgctgtaaattCTGGAAAGAGGAGTAAAAACTACCCCCAAAAAGATGCCCCTCACACGAACATCAAAAGACCAAAAAGGGCAGAGATTAATTTCCTTCCAAATTTCCCAAGAGGTGAAGATGCTTCAAGCCTCGAACAACAAAGGCAAAGAATTATAGATGAAGTTCAGATGGCTGACAAAAATCTTGTCCTGATCACAAAGTTAATGGACAGCACTTTTGCTTTGCGGCGCAAAGAGATCGTCTGTAATGAGATACCAGTTGATGAAATCCTGAAACGATGGCCTGCCCTTAAATTAGAGTCGCAG ATCTGTGCTGAGTTTCACAGAGTGACGAATGTCAACCTAAAGAATCGTTTCTTTGCTCAACTGGACCAACATACCCCCCGGCTTCAGAGCCTGTTTCGGAAAAAAGCTTCTCGGACAGGAAAAGCTTCTGAACTCCTGGATGAGCTCTTCAGGATTTATGACCTCCAG GATCAAGTTGATGTCCATGTTAGACGTGCTGTGGTACTCCGGGCTCTCCCTCCGTATATGCATGAGAGTGATGTTAGCTTTTTCAAGATGTGGGAC GTGGAGCAGACTGAAGAACTGAACACCAATGATGTACCACTTGGGCTCCTCCTAAGCAATCAGAcatcatcagatgcccattttttCTGCCCAGAGAGGATTGCAGTTCTGATTGAGGGTAACATTGTTATTGAGTCCTCCACACTGGCTGATGCATTCATCATTCTATTTGCACTTACATACACCCTTCACCTTAACTATCCAAAACAATTGCTCAACACATTTGACTTCGTCCAAAAGGTCTTGATGGGTCTTGAGGATGGAAAGTTGAGGCCTAGAGTTTTGAGTCTGAAAAATGACCTGTTAGCAGTAGTGTaa
- the LOC113120832 gene encoding uncharacterized protein LOC113120832, with product MIGSKVPEGNETWDIIMNLKEIVQLVLSPSFTEESLQYLQTKISDHRQALKAVFPEFNLRPKHHYIEHYPELIKRFGPLVHLWTMRFEGKHRFFKRVMHDTQNFKNVLKTLADRHQSMMAFHMNAPSFFKPQIQTRSVTSVQVTTLPQVAADFIKTKTDSQNIYSTSVVSIDGTDYANGMFVSAGQSGGLPNFCKIERILLVNNSVSFLCRSYECWYIEHLRSFKLTSLDNFSVHELSELNDTEWKCRTFSCMSIHPLTL from the exons ATGATAGGAAGTAAGGTCCCAGAAGGCAATGAAACATGGGACATAATAATGAACCTTAAAGAAATTGTCCAGCTTGTGTTATCTCCTTCTTTCACAGAGGAATCCCTTCAGTACCTGCAGACCAAAATAAGTGATCACAGACAGGCTCTTAAAGCTGTGTTTCCAGAATTTAATCTCAGACCAAAACACCATTACATTGAACATTACCCGGAACTGATCAAGCGTTTTGGGCCTCTGGTTCATCTGTGGACCATGAGGTTCGAAGGGAAACATCGTTTTTTTAAAAGGGTGATGCATGacacacaaaattttaaaaatgtcttgaagACTCTTGCTGATAGACATCAGTCCATGATGGCTTTTCATATGAATGCCCCATCTTTTTTCAAACCCCAAATACAAACCAGAAGTGTTACTTCTGTGCAGGTTACTACTCTACCTCAAGTGGCGGCAGACTTCATAAAGACCAAGACAGACAGCCAAAATATATATAGCACATCAGTGGTCTCCATAGATGGCACAGATTATGCGAATGGAATGTTTGTTTCTGCAGGACAGTCAGGGGGACTTCCTAATTTTTGCAAGATTGAACGTATACTTCTTGTAAATAACTCGGTGTCATTTCTGTGCAGGTCCTACGAGTGCTGGTACATCGAACATTTAAGATCATTTAAGCTGACATCATTGGACAACTTCTCTGTGCATGAGCTATCAGAACTAAATGACACA gaatggAAGTGCAGAACTTTTTCCTGCATGTCCATACATCCACTGACATTGTGA